One window of the Nicotiana tabacum cultivar K326 chromosome 4, ASM71507v2, whole genome shotgun sequence genome contains the following:
- the LOC107820920 gene encoding ethylene-responsive transcription factor ERF022-like: MEDHQESSNIQMYRGVRKRKWGKWVSEIREPGKKTRIWLGSYETPEMAAAAYDVAAFHLKGERARLNFPELIDSFPKPSSSKPEDVQMAAHEAAMRFKIRKTPEPPESGGCGGGGTVVPVRVGLSSSQIQAINESPLDSPKMWMELTGALLLRDPVREYTCPSYSFTDPMVLCEDIAEFGEWDEVQQHHDSLWNF, from the coding sequence ATGGAAGATCATCAAGAAAGTAGCAATATTCAAATGTATAGAGGAGTAAGGAAGagaaaatgggggaaatgggtgTCTGAGATACGTGAACCGGGGAAGAAAACACGAATATGGCTAGGGAGTTATGAGACACCGGAGATGGCTGCAGCAGCCTATGATGTTGCTGCATTTCATCTAAAAGGCGAGAGAGCAAGACTGAATTTCCCCGAATTAATCGATAGTTTTCCAAAACCCTCAAGTTCTAAGCCTGAAGATGTGCAAATGGCAGCTCATGAAGCAGCAATGAGGTTCAAAATTAGGAAAACTCCGGAGCCACCCGAGAGCGGTGGCTGTGGCGGTGGTGGCACGGTGGTCCCGGTGAGGGTAGGTCTATCGTCGAGTCAAATTCAGGCGATTAATGAGTCGCCATTGGACTCACCTAAAATGTGGATGGAGCTAACGGGGGCTTTGTTATTACGAGATCCTGTTAGAGAATACACTTGTCCCTCCTATTCTTTTACCGATCCTATGGTTTTGTGTGAAGACATTGCTGAGTTTGGGGAGTGGGATGAAGTGCAACAGCATCATGATTCCCTTTGGAATTTTTAG